The Catellatospora citrea DNA segment CCGTTCATCCTGCTCAACCTGTTCTTCAGCACCCAGGCGTCGTACGCCGCACCGCTGATCCTGCTCGCCCAGAACCGCCAGGCCGACCGCGACCGGCTGACCATCGACGAGGACCGCCGCCGCGCCCAGGCCCAGAAGGCCGACACGGAGTACCTGGCCCGGGAGATCGCCTCGCTGCGCATGGCGCTCAACGAGGTGGCGACCCGCGACTACATCCGCTCCGAGCTGGCCAAGCTGGCCGAGGAGCTGGACGACGCGGCAGCACGGCGGCACCAGCAGGAGAAGGCCGATCGCAAGGAAAAGAAAAGCCGCGCGTCGCAAGGGGCATGACGCGCGGCCGAATCTCTTTCGATGGTCCCACGGTCAGGGGACGTGGGGCAACGGGTCGCGAGAATGTTGCGCGTGCCACCCGGCCCTCGCGTCGGCCGGTCATGATCGATGCCGCGGGTAACATGGGCGCATGTCCACCGCTGTGCACGCCGACGACCAGGCTGTCCTGGCCGCACTCGCCTCCGTGAACGACCCGGAGATCAAGCGCCCCATCACCGAACTCGGCATGGTCGAATCGGTGAAGGTCGACGCGGGTGTGGCGTACGTCCGCATCCTGCTCACCGTTGCCGGCTGCCCGCTCAAGGACACCCTGCGCACCGACATCACGGCGGCCGCCAGCACCGTCGAAGGCGTCACCTCGGTCGAGATCGACTTCGGCGTGATGAGCCCCGACCAGCGCCAGGACCTGCAGAAGCGGCTGCGCGGCAACGCCGCGGCCGAGCCGGTGATCCCGTTCGCGCAGCCCGGCAGCCGCACCCGCGTGTACGCCGTCGCCTCCGGCAAGGGCGGCGTCGGCAAGTCCAGCGTCACCGTCAACCTGGCCGCCGCGCTGGCCGCCCGGGGCCTGTCGGTGGGTGTCGTCGACGCCGACATCTACGGCCACTCGGTGCCCCGCATGCTCGGCGTGCAGGGCCGCCCCACCCAGGTCGAAGACATGATCATGCCGCCGCAGGCGCACGGCGTGAAGGTCATCTCCATCGGTATGTTCACCAGCGGCAACGCCGCGGTCGTCTGGCGCGGGCCGATGCTGCACCGGGCCCTGCAGCAGTTCCTCGCCGACGTGTACTGGGGCGACCTGGACGTGCTGCTGCTCGACCTGCCCCCGGGCACCGGCGACATCGCGATCTCGCTGGCGCAGCTGCTGCCGACCGCCGAGATCCTGGTCGTCACGACCCCGCAGGCCGCGGCCGCCGAGGTCGCCGAGCGCGCCGGCGCGATCTCCATGCAGACCCACCAGCGCCTGGTCGGCGTCATCGAGAACATGTCCTGGCTGGAGCTGCCCGACGGCAGCCGGATGGAGGTCTTCGGTTCCGGCGGCGGGCAGACCGTGGCCGACTCGCTGACCCGCCTGACCGGCGCCTCGGTGCCGCTGCTGGGCCAGATCCCGCTGGACACCGGCGTACGCGAGGCGGGCGACGACGGCACCCCCGCCGTGCTGGCCAAGCCCGACTCCCCGGCCGGCACCGCCCTCAACGCCATCGCCGACCGCCTGGCCCTGCGTCGCGAGTCCCTGGTCGGCAAATCCCTCGGCCTCTCCCCCGCCAAGCGCTAGCCCGGACACTCCCTCTCCCGACACAAAACGTGCGGCCCCGGATCAGTCCGGGGCCGCACGTTTCTTGGGATCGATCATGAGGTTGTGGCCATGACACGCCGTCGAGCCGTGCCATAAGTTCATGATCACCGCGGGTGGGCGGCGGGGTTGCCGTGGCGCGTTGGTCAGGTGGCGTCGTCGAAGCGGGCCGGGGTGGCGGCGGGCGCGGACGAGGTGGACGTCGGGGTGGCGGAGGCCATGGCGTTGACGTTGGCCTTGGTCTCGGCGGCCAGCTTGCCGGCGGTGCTCAGCTCGCCCTTGAGGTCGTCGTAGATGCCGGTCAGCGGCTTGCGGAGGGCGGCCTCGTCCTCCTCGCTGAGCAGGTGCTTGCGGACGAAGGCCTTCGGGTTCAGGTCTTCGAGCTTGATGTCGGTGCCCAGCTCCTTGCTCAGGTCGCCGGTGGCGTTCGTGGCCATGGCGCGCAGGCCGCGCAGCATCCGCATGCCGTCGCCGATGACCTTGGGAAGCCGCTCCCCGAAGATCAACAGTGCGATCAGCAGGAGCCCGATGAACTCCCAGCTGTTCAGGTTGTCCAACACCGCTGCCTCCCGAGTGTGTCCGCCGTCGCAAGGGTACGTGCGCGACGGCCGGACAGGCCACCCCTCAGTCCGCGTCAGCGACGAGTGTCACGGCAGCATCGTGGCTGGTGGCGCCCCGTTTGTAGGTCACTTCGACCACCTCACCCGGTGCAGTTTTCCGCACAAGTGCGATGAGGTCCGTCGGCTCGCTGAGCGGGCGGCCGTCGAAGCTGGTCACCACGTCACCGGTGCGCATGCCCGCCTCGGCGGCCGGGCCGGTGGCGGTGACCTCGCCCAGCCGCACCCCGCCGGCCGGTCCGCGGAACGACTCCTCGACCTCCGCGCCGATCACCGTACGGTGGGCCCGGCCCGCGGCGATGATCTCCTCGGCGACCCGGCGGGCGTGGTTGATCGGGATGGCGAAGGCCAGGCCGATGTTGCCGGACGACTCCTCGCTGCCCGCCATCGACTTGATCACGGCGTTGATCCCGACGACCTGCCCGGCGGCGTCGACCAGCGGGCCGCCCGAGTTGCCGTGGTTGACCGCGGCGTCGGTCTGGATCGCGGCGTAGTACCTGGTGGTGCCGTTGTCGGCGTCGGTGGCGATGGGCCGGTCCAGCGCGCTGACGATGCCCGCGGTGACGGTGCCGCGCAGCGCCAGCGGCGAGCCGATGGCCACCACCGCGTCGCCGACCGCGACCGCGTCGGAGTCGCCCAGCATGGCCGGGTGCAGCTCGCCTCGCTTGACCTGGAGCACCGCGACGTCGGACTCCGGGTCGGTGCCGATCACCTTCGCCGGTGAGGTGGTGCCGTCGTCGAATATGACGCTCACCACTCCGGAGCTGCCGGACACCACGTGGTCGTTGGTGATGATGTGGCCGTCGGCGCTGGCCACGAAGCCCGAGCCGAGCGAGACGCTGCCGTCCACCGGCACCCGGACGGTGACCACGCTGGGCAGCAGCATGCTGGCCACGGCGGCCAGCGACTCGGGGGCGCGGTGCGGCGGGGAGGCGGTCGAGCCGAGGATCGAGCGGGCGGTATGGCGGTCGTCGCTGAACCGCACACCCATCGCGCCGCCGAGCACCCCCGCCAGTACGCCCGCGAGGACGGCCGCTCCGGCGACTGTCCACAACGTACGCCGTCGGGTATGGTCAGGCTCGGCCAACGGCTCCGGCACGGGCGCGTGTGCGCGCTCCGCGGGTGGCACGAGCGCCACCGGCGAGTGCGGATCGCGCCACGGATCGTTGAGCGCATCAGACCACCAAAACGACGCCGGCGGTGAGACGGCCGGTGGCGTCTGCTGCGCTGCCGTCCGGTCGTCGTCATCCGGCCGGCGAAAACCCCAGCCGTCGGTCACTGACCAGCCCTCCGTCCCGTTCCCGGTTTCAGGATGGCATGGTTTCAACGTGAAAAATCACTGTTCACGGAAGGTGCCCCATGACGACGCTGCATCGCCAGCCCGGTAGCGCAGGCGACTTCATCGCGTCGTTCGTCCCCGAGGACGTGATCGCGCAGACGGCCCGCGGACTGGCGGTCGAGGTGGGTCTGCAGCCCGTCGCACCCGCGGTCGGCGCGGCCCTGCGCATGCTGGCCGGAGCCTGCGCCGCGAAGGCCGTCGTCGAGATCGGCACCGGCACCGGGGTCAGCGGGCTGTGGCTGCTGCGCGGGATGCGCGCCGACGGCGTGCTGACCACCATCGACCGCGAGTCCGAGCACCAGCGGATGGCCCGGCGGCTGTTCATGGAGGCCGGCTTCTCCGCCTCGCGGGCCCGGGTCATCACCGGCCGGGCACTGGAGGTGCTGCCCCGGCTCGCGGACGGCGCCTACGACCTGATCTTCGTCGACGCCGACCCGACCGAGTACGCGGCGTTCATGGACGCCGCGGCCCGCCTGCTGCGCCCCGGCGGCGTGGTCGTCCTGCACGGAGTCCTGACCAGCGGCCGCGACGTCTTCACCGTCCGCGAGCTGGCCTATGCCGTCCGCGACAGCGACCTCTGGCAGCCCGCCCTGCTCCCCCTCGGCGAAGGCCTCCTCGCCGCCGTCAAAGCCTGACGACACCCCCGCCTTCAAAATAGCCGCTGGCCTATCTCGTTGAAAACGTAGATCGTTTTCAACGAGATAGGCCAGCGGCTATGACAATCGGGGTCAGGAAACGGTGGAGAGCCAGCGGACCAGGGTGCGTACGCCCCAGCCGGTCGCGCCCTTGGTCAGCTCCCCGTCCGGCGCGGCCGACCAGGCCGGCGAGGACATGTCGATGTGCACCCACCGGTCGCGCATGCTGCCCGCGAACTCGCGCAGGTAGAGCGCCGCGGTGATGGTGCCGGGGTTACCGGCCGCGTTGTCCAGGTCGGCGATGTCGGAGGCGACGTCACCGGCGTACTCCTCGGCCAGCGGCAACCGCCACAGCGGCTCCCCGACCTCGGCGCCCGCGGCGGTGAAGCCGTCGATCAGCGTCTCGTTGCCGCTGAACAGCGCGGCGGTCTTCTTGCCCAGCGCGATCCGCGACGCCCCGGTCAGCGTGGCCAGGTCGATGAGCAGATCGGGCGCGAGGTTCTCCACCGCGTACGCCATCGCGTCGCCGAGCACGACCCGGCCCTCGGCGTCGGTGCTGCGCACCTCGGAGGTGAGGCCGCCGTAGTGGGTGACCACGTCGCCCGAACGCCAGGCGCTGCCGGAGAGCATGTTCTCGGCCAGCGGCGCGAGCGCGGTGACCCGCACCGGCAGGCCCAGCTCGGCCACCGCGAGCAGCGCGCCGACGACGGCTGCCGCGCCGCCCATGTCCTTGCGCATCAGCTGCATGGCGTCGTTGGGCTTGATGTCGATGCCGCCGGTGTCGTACGTGATGCCCTTGCCGACCAGCACCACGTGCTTGGTCGCGCCCTCCGGGGACCAGCTCAGCTCCAGCAGGCGGGGCTCGTGCACCGACCCGCCGCCGACGGCGAGGATGCCGCCGAAGCCCTCGGCCTCCAGCTGCTCGCGCTCGCGCACGGTGACCGTCACGCCGTCGCCGGCGCGCTCGCGCACCTGGCGCACGAACCAGTCCGGCGTCTTGGTCAGCGACGGGGTGTTGGTGAGGTCGCGGGCGAACCGGGTGTGCCCGGCCACGGTGCGGGTCGCCGCGAGCACGGCCGCCCGCTCCGGGCTGTCCGGCACGGCGACGACGACCTCGGCCAGCTTCGCCGCGGCCTCGGGCTTCTCCTCGGCCACGCGGAACCGGTACGACGCCAGCCACAGGCCCTCGGCCAGGCCGCGCAGCGCGGCGTCGGTCAGGTCGGCGGGGGCGAGCACGGTGATCGCGGACTCCTTGGCCGCGGCACGGGCCAAGGCGGCACCGGCCGCCCGCCAGCCCGCCTCGTCACCGGATCCGACCCCGACGAGCAGCACCTTCGACGGCTCGCGCAGCGGCCGCGGCAGCGTCTGCACGGCGCCGGCCGAGCCCTTGTGCTCGGTGGCGGCGAGGAATGCCGTCACCTCGGCGGCGACGTCGGAGGGCAGCACGGCGAGCGGTGTGCCCGCCGCGGACTCGCCCTCGGCGGTGCCCACCGGGCACGCGACGGTTCCGGCGAGATCCGCCGCGCCGTCCAGTCGAATCGAGATCATCCCTGCCCCTTCACTGGCTGTGCCGCCGACGTCCCACCGGCCGCCGACCGCCTGACCCTACCGCGCCGCCTCCGCCGCCGGCCGCGACGGAGGTGCTGGCCCGCGGCCCGCCGGTGGGGGTCGCCGCCCGCGCGGCATACCGGATGAAGGACGCGTTGGAGCTGGTCAGGAGAAGGTGGTGCAACGGGGGTGAGACGGCGTCAGACCGCGCGTGGAGCGCGGCACAGGTCGCCGGGAGGGGTGGGTTGGACGGCCGGGATGGTGCCCGGCCGGTCCCGATGTCAGCCGACGGCCAGTTTGAGGGCCTCGCCGAGAGCGGTGGCCTCGTCTGGTGTCATCTCCACCACAAGCCGCCCGCCGCCTTCCAGCGGCACGCGCATGACGATTCCCCGGCCCTCTTTGGTGACCTCCAGCGGACCGTCGCCCGTCCGCGGCTTCATCGCCGCCATGTGTGTCTCCCCTCAGACTTGCCAGACCTGCACCCGGGTTGAATGCAAGACTTGGCGGGTCTCCCCGCCTGCTCCGCCGACGAAACCTCGCGACGGCTGCCGATGCAGCCTGCCCGCGACGCGCCGTCTTCGTACGCCGTCCGGCACCGGCGTGTGGTTGGGTGGGGCCACACGAACGGGTGCCGACCAATGATTTTCCCTGATGGACTCCGCTAAGCCCAAACCGGGCCGGTCACGGTGTGACATCATCTCGCCAGCACAGTTCACATCTGTCACAATCACCCCTCATGCAGGCTCGTTCCGCACTCTTCGACCTCTACGGCGATCACCTGCGACAACGTGGCGGAAGAGCCGCCATCGCGGCCCTGATCCGGCTGCTCGCTCCGCTCGGCATCGCCGCACCGGCGGTACGTACCGCGGTGTCCCGCATGGTGCGACAGGGCTGGCTCGCGCCGGTACGGCTGCCCGCCGGACCCGGCTACCAGCTCACCCCGCGGGCGGTACGCCGCCTCGACGAGGCCGCCGCCCGCATCTACCGGACCGGCCGCAGCTCCTGGGACGGACATTTCGATCTATTGGTGATCTCCGCCCCGGAAGCCCGCACCGAGCGCGACCGGCTCGCCGCCGAACTCGCCTTCCTCGGCTACGGACGGCTGGAGACCGGCGTCTGGCTGGCCGCCCGGCCCGCAGGTGAGGTCGACGGACTGCTGGCCGACGCCGGAGTGCGCTTCGAGCGTTTCTCCGCCGCGCACACCGGCGGGGAAACCGGCGCCCGCGAGCTGATCATGAGAGCGTGGAACGTGCCGGCCGTGGGCGCCTCGTACGCCGGGTTCGTGGCGCAGCTCACGCCGGTGGTCGGCGCGATAACCCGGCTGACCGACGACCGCACCGCGTACGCCGCCCGGTGTGCCCTGGTCCACGCCTGGCGCGCGTTCCTGTTCCGCGACCCGCAGCTGCCCGCCTCGCTGCTGCCGCCGGACTGGCCGGGCACCGCCGCGGCCGCCTTCTTCGACCGGCAGGCCGCCCGGCTGCGGCCCGCCGCCGACCGTTTCGTCGATCACTGCCTCAGGGAGAGCTGATGTCCGCACCGCTGCTCGTCGACCGCGCCGAGGGCGTCGTCACCGTCACGATGAACCGCCCCGACTCGCTCAACTCGCTCGACGTCGCGCTCAAGGTGGCGCTGCGCGAGACGTTCGAGGAGCTGGCCGCCGACCCGGCGTGCCGTGCGGTGGTGCTGGCGGGCGCGGGCCGGGCCTTCTGCGTCGGGCAGGACCTGCGCGAGCACATGGCCACGATGGGCGACAAGGCCCCGCTGGACACCGTCGAGAAGCACTACAACCCGCTGGCGCTGGCGCTGGCCGAGCTGCCCAAGCCGGTCGTGGCGGCGGTGCGCGGACCGGCCGCGGGCGCGGGTGCGGGCCTGGCGTTCCTGTGCGACCTGCGCATCGGCGGCCCGTCGACGTCGTATCTGATGGCCTTCGCCCGGGTGGGCCTGGCCGCCGACACCGCCGTGTCCTGGACGCTGCCCCGCTTCGTCGGCGCGGCCAAGGCCGCCGAGCTGCTGCTGCTGGCCGAGCCGGTCAAGGCGGACGAGGCGCACGGGCTCGGGCTGCTGACCAGGCTGGCCGACGACGACGAGCGGGTGCTGCCGATGGCGCAGGAGCTGGCGGCACGGCTGGCGGCGGGCCCGACGGTGGCGTACGGCCAGATCAAGCGCGAGTTGCTGCACGGCGCGACCGGCACGCTGGCCGACGCCCTGCTGATCGAACTGGCCGCACAGCAGCTGTCCGGCGGCACCGCCGACCACCGCGAGTCCACCGACGCCTTCGTGAACAAGCGCAAGCCGGCCTTCGAGGGCCGCTAGGTTCTGTCTCGCGGATCATGTCTGTCAGGCACGGCGCGTAGCCAGTCCAGGGCCTCGACGAGATCGAGGGTGGCCTGGTAGTGGCTGGCCAACTTGTCGAACCGGGTGGCCAGGCCGCGCCAGTGCTTGCGCCTGTTGAACCCGCGTTCTACCTGGTTGCGTTTGCGGTATGCGGCGCGGTCGAAGTTCGGTGGTCTACCACCGACGCGCCCGCGCCGCTTCCGGTTGGCGATCTGGTCGTTGGGCTCCGGGATGACCGTGGTGATGTCCCGTGAACGCAGCAGCGCCCGGTTGGCTCGTGACGAATACGCCTTGTCGCCGGTCAACGAGTCCGGGCGCTTGCGTGGCCGACCGATGCCACCCGGACGCGGAACCGCGACCTGGTCCAGCAGCGCCGCCAGCTGGCGGGTGTCGGCGGCCTGACCGGGGGTGATCCGGGTGGCCAGGGATCGGCCGCGTCCGTCGGACAGGGTGTGGACCTTCGTGGTCAGCCCGCCGCGGGAGCGTCCGATGCCCTGGCGTGCCCGCGATTCGTCACTGTCGAGCCCCTTTTACGGGCGCCGGCGGCGTGCTGGTGCACTCGCACGATCGTGGCGTCGATCTGGGCGTCCCAGTCGATGTCGTCGTCGGCCTCGGCCAGGGCGATGACCTGCTTCTTGAGCATGGCCCAGGTGCCGTCGGCGGCCCAGCGCCGGAACCGCTGGTAGGCGGTCTTCCACGGCCCGTAGCGTTCGGGCAGGTCACGCCAAGGCGACCCAGTGCGTTTGATCCAGCAGATCGCGTTGACGACTTGCCGGTGGTCACGCCACTGTCCGCCGCGAGCGGGCTGCGCCGGAAGCAACGGCTCCAGCACAGCCCACTCGGCGTTGCTCAGGTCTCCACGGGCCACACACGTCTAACGAACCAGATTCATGATCCGCGAGACAGAACCTAGTCCTCTTCGGGGTCCAGGGGGGCGACGCCGTCGGTGACGTACGCCGTCATCTGCAGCTCGTCCCCCGACGGCGAGACGTAG contains these protein-coding regions:
- a CDS encoding DUF1003 domain-containing protein; this encodes MNDRLDQPREPHAIRLPRWDPDAFGNFAEKFARFMGTAKFLVYMTVFVIVWILINLIGVFGLQWDPYPFILLNLFFSTQASYAAPLILLAQNRQADRDRLTIDEDRRRAQAQKADTEYLAREIASLRMALNEVATRDYIRSELAKLAEELDDAAARRHQQEKADRKEKKSRASQGA
- a CDS encoding Mrp/NBP35 family ATP-binding protein, with translation MSTAVHADDQAVLAALASVNDPEIKRPITELGMVESVKVDAGVAYVRILLTVAGCPLKDTLRTDITAAASTVEGVTSVEIDFGVMSPDQRQDLQKRLRGNAAAEPVIPFAQPGSRTRVYAVASGKGGVGKSSVTVNLAAALAARGLSVGVVDADIYGHSVPRMLGVQGRPTQVEDMIMPPQAHGVKVISIGMFTSGNAAVVWRGPMLHRALQQFLADVYWGDLDVLLLDLPPGTGDIAISLAQLLPTAEILVVTTPQAAAAEVAERAGAISMQTHQRLVGVIENMSWLELPDGSRMEVFGSGGGQTVADSLTRLTGASVPLLGQIPLDTGVREAGDDGTPAVLAKPDSPAGTALNAIADRLALRRESLVGKSLGLSPAKR
- a CDS encoding S1C family serine protease: MTDGWGFRRPDDDDRTAAQQTPPAVSPPASFWWSDALNDPWRDPHSPVALVPPAERAHAPVPEPLAEPDHTRRRTLWTVAGAAVLAGVLAGVLGGAMGVRFSDDRHTARSILGSTASPPHRAPESLAAVASMLLPSVVTVRVPVDGSVSLGSGFVASADGHIITNDHVVSGSSGVVSVIFDDGTTSPAKVIGTDPESDVAVLQVKRGELHPAMLGDSDAVAVGDAVVAIGSPLALRGTVTAGIVSALDRPIATDADNGTTRYYAAIQTDAAVNHGNSGGPLVDAAGQVVGINAVIKSMAGSEESSGNIGLAFAIPINHARRVAEEIIAAGRAHRTVIGAEVEESFRGPAGGVRLGEVTATGPAAEAGMRTGDVVTSFDGRPLSEPTDLIALVRKTAPGEVVEVTYKRGATSHDAAVTLVADAD
- a CDS encoding O-methyltransferase, whose product is MTTLHRQPGSAGDFIASFVPEDVIAQTARGLAVEVGLQPVAPAVGAALRMLAGACAAKAVVEIGTGTGVSGLWLLRGMRADGVLTTIDRESEHQRMARRLFMEAGFSASRARVITGRALEVLPRLADGAYDLIFVDADPTEYAAFMDAAARLLRPGGVVVLHGVLTSGRDVFTVRELAYAVRDSDLWQPALLPLGEGLLAAVKA
- a CDS encoding leucyl aminopeptidase family protein, with amino-acid sequence MISIRLDGAADLAGTVACPVGTAEGESAAGTPLAVLPSDVAAEVTAFLAATEHKGSAGAVQTLPRPLREPSKVLLVGVGSGDEAGWRAAGAALARAAAKESAITVLAPADLTDAALRGLAEGLWLASYRFRVAEEKPEAAAKLAEVVVAVPDSPERAAVLAATRTVAGHTRFARDLTNTPSLTKTPDWFVRQVRERAGDGVTVTVREREQLEAEGFGGILAVGGGSVHEPRLLELSWSPEGATKHVVLVGKGITYDTGGIDIKPNDAMQLMRKDMGGAAAVVGALLAVAELGLPVRVTALAPLAENMLSGSAWRSGDVVTHYGGLTSEVRSTDAEGRVVLGDAMAYAVENLAPDLLIDLATLTGASRIALGKKTAALFSGNETLIDGFTAAGAEVGEPLWRLPLAEEYAGDVASDIADLDNAAGNPGTITAALYLREFAGSMRDRWVHIDMSSPAWSAAPDGELTKGATGWGVRTLVRWLSTVS
- a CDS encoding DUF3117 domain-containing protein, with product MAAMKPRTGDGPLEVTKEGRGIVMRVPLEGGGRLVVEMTPDEATALGEALKLAVG
- a CDS encoding PaaX family transcriptional regulator — translated: MQARSALFDLYGDHLRQRGGRAAIAALIRLLAPLGIAAPAVRTAVSRMVRQGWLAPVRLPAGPGYQLTPRAVRRLDEAAARIYRTGRSSWDGHFDLLVISAPEARTERDRLAAELAFLGYGRLETGVWLAARPAGEVDGLLADAGVRFERFSAAHTGGETGARELIMRAWNVPAVGASYAGFVAQLTPVVGAITRLTDDRTAYAARCALVHAWRAFLFRDPQLPASLLPPDWPGTAAAAFFDRQAARLRPAADRFVDHCLRES
- a CDS encoding enoyl-CoA hydratase-related protein, which produces MSAPLLVDRAEGVVTVTMNRPDSLNSLDVALKVALRETFEELAADPACRAVVLAGAGRAFCVGQDLREHMATMGDKAPLDTVEKHYNPLALALAELPKPVVAAVRGPAAGAGAGLAFLCDLRIGGPSTSYLMAFARVGLAADTAVSWTLPRFVGAAKAAELLLLAEPVKADEAHGLGLLTRLADDDERVLPMAQELAARLAAGPTVAYGQIKRELLHGATGTLADALLIELAAQQLSGGTADHRESTDAFVNKRKPAFEGR
- a CDS encoding IS5 family transposase (programmed frameshift), whose protein sequence is MARGDLSNAEWAVLEPLLPAQPARGGQWRDHRQVVNAICWIKRTGSPWRDLPERYGPWKTAYQRFRRWAADGTWAMLKKQVIALAEADDDIDWDAQIDATIVRVHQHAAGARKRGSTVTNPRARQGIGRSRGGLTTKVHTLSDGRGRSLATRITPGQAADTRQLAALLDQVAVPRPGGIGRPRKRPDSLTGDKAYSSRANRALLRSRDITTVIPEPNDQIANRKRRGRVGGRPPNFDRAAYRKRNQVERGFNRRKHWRGLATRFDKLASHYQATLDLVEALDWLRAVPDRHDPRDRT